TGCGACCCACAGCAGCATTTggtctagccactgggttgcctttcgTCCCCTGGagtctcccttgtatggatctgggagctccattttgggccgctttacgctggaccctgaatcgaagggggtgagggagctaaGGCTCCGCTTAGGCGTGTCgcaaggctcctttttgggggctCGCCCaagttcttcctcctcttctgaatcaaaccccgttcctcttgaagggcggaagggggccttgaggccaggcctaaccgtgcctggagtgtgggcttcccctcctgagtgggtaggaggggtgacaggcccagtcaatgggccaggcttggcttgggctccgccctggtctttgtcgccaacaaggttgttggtctccttgcatatggctttgagctcagagagctgttggccttgagagtggatttgggcctgcaaggacccaacctGGCTGGTGAGGGTgttgatagcctcaaggagagaggcaagggtcggctccggttccattccgggcaggtgttgcggagggggtgatgggccgcgagagggtggttgggagcgggttgccacggaacgttgaCTGGATCGACTGgggggacgggagtatgggtgtaGGGCTCCAGAGCGAGTGGAGGGAATTGTGGAaacggtgtgggggaaggtgcctgtgacaggacttatgagcggtttttctgtagtatactaacgctaaacccttgcgtctagtacctagcgttggactgtccctacgacaaatcaacagacctggcggttgtgatatgggcgggttttcagcaagcgggtatttcagcggtctagggttgctgactactgagttccggcgaaacttggggtatgcaggggattagagcctgtctgccttatagcaatttggtactaccagggaccgacgtctgtttgattattgaagacaaaaggcgagtccgatcTGGttatttccctcgtgctagtacagggggtcctctccttgttgatcaagcctactagaagtcaattttacaatgttgtacaccactgtaatgtgggtactcgctagtggcaggcgcttaaggccgtaactaatacaacactgcttatctaatctactgtatctaaggctatactaccaACTGCGTAAGGCAGCGTTCTACTATCTAATGAcaaagggggcttagcccaggaggtgtggtgagtgtaATAAgcggggttaacttctgaactactgggggccggctacttagctggctggggatgttcctcctcaatggtatgagacgaggtaaaattgacttggtggttccaagcaatttccctgctgtatatatagacagaggcacactatttacatggtctgtgcgcgtgtgaaaagaagtacacataacaaatgagaagtgtgctgcaggctgcgcagaagcgtggatttctcctaagcgcccttggcacggcatctcggcgcggcatctcggcataataagcgccgagatcacgtgatcgaaaaacatgagatatcaagtccgtaaaaaatactaaaaataatagaaaattcgtccgattctgatggtgtatgtaaggaggttgtaacaccaAAGTAGCGGGAGAAGAGgttttgggaaaagagtgaAGTCAAGGAccgctgccaagcccccgactccAAAAAAggacattgtagatacttgCGTAGAATTTGTTTCTGTCGGACTCGATTCTAATAAAAAACCGCTATTATTCATTGATCTACACATCCAAAACTCCCAGGCAGAACCCATCAAAACCCTTATAGATTCCGGCGCTACCTCCAATTTCATATCCCCCGCTctagtagaaaaactcaaaatcccaaaaaccctactcaaaaacccacaagtagtgaggatgttagatggtacaatatctcagactggttgcatatggcaccaggttcaacttgcagtCTTGGCCAACGGCCATTTCCACCACATtccttttcttgtttgccccataggcaacaccccggctatccttggcatgacatggctcacatTGGAAGCCCCCttgattgactggcaacagggacttgTCACGTTTCCTGAACAGGCCCAAATAgcatccaaagaagaagcagatatCAACCCATTAGCAGACCTTCCGGGACAGTACCATGAATTCGCTAAGgtctttggggaagaagagttcaaAGTCTTACCCCCCCATAGGGAATACAATATAGCTATTGACTTATTACtggacgccaaactctcACCTGGTCCAatttatggcatgactgacgcagaatccaaggcgctgaaacaacacattgatgaggagctagcaacgggcaagatccgccctagtacctccttggCAGgtgccccagtcatgtttgtgaaaaAAGCAGACGGATCCCTCAGGCTAGTTGTTGATTAtaggaagctgaatgacgtCACCCATAAAAATGTATATCCTTTACCAAGGCAGGACAATCTCATGGCTAAACTTAGGCATGCCAAAGTCTTCACTAAACtggacttacgctggggGTATAATAATGTTTgaatcaaggaaggtgacaaatggaaaacggccttcagaaccaaatatggcctattcaaatacctagttatgccttttggtcttaccaatgcccccgccgcgttccaacattttatgaacgacTTATTCAGGGATCTTATTGACGTCACTGTGGTCATATACCTGGATGAcatactgatcttctcagagagACCCgaggaccacccaacccacgTCAGAGAAGTCCTATCACAACTActgaagaaccagttgttctgcaagctgtccaaatgtcacttccacgtTACCACCATGGATTATCTAGGAATTGTCATCTCACCTGCAGGCTTCTcaatggatcaaaagaagataGAAGCCGTCACTTCCTGGCCCACACCCAGAACAGTCAAGTAAGTTCAGGCCTTCCTTggttttgtcaactaccttcgtcgcttcatccccaatttcagtttgGTAGCACGTTCCCTGCACAACCttacaaaaaaggaaaccccatgGTCCTGGGGTaaccaagaagaagaggcaTTCCAAGAACTGAAATCCCTGGTCACAAAGTCCCCAGTCCTGATTCATTCCAACCCCAAActcccctactacctagagacagacgcatcaggagtagccatgggggCAATCCTTAGTCAACAAGGCCCGGACAACAGACTACATCCGattgcctatatgtcaaaattgttctcaggagcagaagcaaactatgacacccacaataaagAGCTTCTAGCAATCATTAAagccctggaggaatggaggatcTTCTTAGAAGCCACGGACAAACCAGTACAGGTGTTCACAGATCATCGCAACcttgaatattggatgcaggcaagaaccttcaaccaacaacatgctagatggcgcgtattcctgagtgatttcaattttgagatacattattgcccagggaaacaatcaggaaaacctGACGCCTTATCCAGGAGGTCAGATTATACGGATACGCCCCAGGAACCAGAGGTTATGCTACCAGCCgaggtatttgccaacacatcagaagaggaacttgaaattgtcacagaagtcCGGAACAAACTAAGGGAGGACCCATCCCTAGAACCTATCATCCAGTTTCTGACGGAAGACGCTGATAACGCACCCCCCTCTATCCAAAAGGCCTACCAAgactatgactgggaggaagaccttctatggtaccaagggaaactagtagtcccagactcagagccCCTGAAAGAACAACTGCTAAAAGAATTCCACGATTCTCCACTGGCAGgccacccaggacaacaaagGACACTGGAATTGATCAGCAGGTCTTACTGGTGGCCCGGTATGAAGTCctcagccaaggaatgggtcgAATGCTGCCcagtatgccaagccaaccgacgAGCTCACGCACCAaccattgcccttaaacCTTTAGAAGTCCCCCTGTTCCCTTTTCACACCATCTCATACGATTTCATTACGGGCTTCCCTAAGTCAAACGGGCACAATGCAATACTAGTAGTCATCGACTCCTTCTCAAAGTTTggacacttcatcccaaacacaaagaaggtcacagctAAGGGCCTTGCCGACTTATTCATTAGTCATGTCTGGAAACTACACGGATTACCAGTCAAAACCATCTCGGACCGTGGAACAacattcacagggaaattcctaagagCTCTGTACCAACAACTTGGGGTCAAACcagccttctccttggcctaccacccagagtcagatggccaaacagaaagggtgaatcagttcatagaattctacctcagatcatatGTTGCCGCCGACCACTTGGACTGGGCTACCTGGTTGCCACTAGCGGAATATGCCTACAATAACGCAAAGCACTCCGCCACCGGAAGAACCCCTTTTGAATTagtttatggaagaaatcccGTCATGAATCCATCTAACGTTCCtgccaacgtcccagaagctgaCCAAGTGGCCAATACACTAGCCCGAGAATGGCAAGAGGCGGAGTCAGCACTCAGAATGACCAAGGAGCGCATGACAGGCACAAAAGGAGTGGTACCAAAATACTCTGTgggcaaaaaagtctggctggacagaaaaaacgtggaacttagaacaaactccaacaagctgGATCCAAAACGGCTAGGACCGTTTGAAGTCAccaaaaaaatctccagtcacgcgtaccgcctcaagctaccggaaactctgaaaatTCATGACGTGTTCTACGTAGGATTATTATCCAAGGCACACAaatccccaagccaaccattcctggaacaacctccccctgaaacaatagagggagaagaggaatacgaggtagaacagatcattgactccaaaaggcaacggggtaaatggttttacttaatcaaatggaaaggatatggaccCGAggacaactcatgggaaccagaggagctACTTGAACATAGTCAAGAGGAGATtgaacgcttcaacaagttgcaactgaaaaaggcttgtgactctgccaagagcctttgggggggggcaatgttataacctccttacatataccatcagaattggacgaattttctattatttttagtattttttacggacttgatatcttatgtttttcgatcacgtgatctcggcgcttattatgccgagatgccgcgccgagatgccgtgccaagggcgcttaggagaaatccacgcttctgcacagtccgcagcacgcttctcatttatcttctatacttctttctctcacgcgcacagaccttgtaaatagtgtgcattgtctatataaacagcagggaaattgcttggagacaccaagttgattttaccttgtctcttactcattagagaaggtagccagccagctaagtagccggccccaagtagttcccagacgctcaccacccctttactcaccacacctcccaggcctaaggcccccttgcagtagtatagaggtagtagaccgccctaagcggtattagtatagcctagatagttagttacataagcagtgtctgtagtagtacggccataagcgcctgcccactagcgtgtacccaaccttacagttggcgtacaacagttgacagcttcaccaagtatggtatctttgtcaaatgctccaaaaagctcaaggcacccaaACTAGCGGAATTGTTCCTTGAACACGTGTGGAAACGGCACGGGATGCCTGAAAAAACAATCTCAGATAGGGGAAGGgttttcaacaacaaattcctgaaagCTCTATACAAACGtttgggaatagacccccacttctctttggcATACCACCCTCAGAGCAACAGCCAAACGGAATGGGTAAACCCCTCAATAGAACATTTCCTTAGAGCATACTCAGGGGTTAACCAGAGGGacttgtcctagacgtccttaaggggtgtcaaggcagcgggcgcttgtggctgtatgtacTGAGTGGGAAActgcgtaaggcggtgggggtgctacctacgacgacaagCTATCCTACTACAACAaccacacgctataaggcggcggcaagctacgtatgtacagtggagttgacgcttaaggcgtttagtaactacttagtgatctggctataaggccttgtacaagtgggggtgtgacaagaggtaattgacctgggtgttaccatggttggttggcctccttatatattctacataggaactaattacaaatacattatatgcaatacctaatccaataagaaccccgctccgcagttggccttactcatgcatacatgtcactgatgtgtcatagtgatgtcatcaggtggaggtggctacgtgtgctgaggtaagcgcggatggggacgtggctcggcgcttagcgtatgatataagcgccgaggtcacgtgatcgaaaatgttgtccgttctacttcgtttaaattcgagaaaatgggaataaattccctggtatcgactgtgtctacaacactgccccccctctaagggccttggcagcgccaagggccttctttttcatttctttttcaaatttttctaggatttttttggcgtttttgaggttttcccttggctcccaggtattctcctctgatccgtagcctttccattttaccctaaagaaccatttcccgtccctttcttccatgtctgtgattcctttgaccttgtattcttcttctccatccacggtgacaggTGGAGGCCAGTTCTCAAAGctgcgctttttgtcccttttgacttttgacagaaGTCCCatgtagaagacattgtggattctcattgttggcgggagttctaggcggtatgcTTGGTTGGAGATTCTCTTGGTTACCTTGAAGggtcctaggcgttgtttggttagcttaggactcagggtctttagcttcatgttcttggcgtctagccaggcttcttccccaatttcaaATTCGAGTGGTTCTCCTGCTTCTCCGGCcaccatgcgtgtctttgattgccggagcgcagcctctatttcccgccattgtgcctccatttgGGTTGCCAAGTtgtctgcctcagggacgtctgttgggacGTTACTTGGGGTCAAGGAGGGTTCCCAACCGTACAGTGCCTTAAAAggagatttgcctgttgaacTATGCACCGCATTATtgtaggcaaactccgccattggtaaccatttgacccagtccctttggtttACTCCTGAATAGGCCCATAAGAAGTGTTCAACCGTGGGATTTACGCGCTCTGTCTGCCCATCACTTtgagggtggtaggctgaggagaagtggggatcTATacccaggcgttggtacagggcttttaggaatttgttattaaaaACCCGTCCACGGTCTGATACTGTCttttcaggcatgccgtagCGTTTCCATATGTGGCGTAGAAATAGGTCTGCCAATTccggggccttgagctttttggagcaCTCTACCAGAATGACGTATTTGGTa
The Rhizoctonia solani chromosome 8, complete sequence DNA segment above includes these coding regions:
- a CDS encoding Retrotransposable element Tf2 protein, yielding MTWLTLEAPLIDWQQGLVTFPEQAQIASKEEADINPLADLPGQYHEFAKVFGEEEFKVLPPHREYNIAIDLLLDAKLSPGPIYGMTDAESKALKQHIDEELATGKIRPSTSLAGAPVMFVKKADGSLRLVVDYRKLNDVTHKNVYPLPRQDNLMAKLRHAKVFTKLDLRWGTKYGLFKYLVMPFGLTNAPAAFQHFMNDLFRDLIDVTVVIYLDDILIFSERPEDHPTHVREVLSQLLKNQLFCKLSKCHFHVTTMDYLGIVISPAGFSMDQKKIEAVTSWPTPRTVNLVARSLHNLTKKETPWSWGNQEEEAFQELKSLVTKSPVLIHSNPKLPYYLETDASGVAMGAILSQQGPDNRLHPIAYMSKLFSGAEANYDTHNKELLAIIKALEEWRIFLEATDKPVQVFTDHRNLEYWMQARTFNQQHARWRVFLSDFNFEIHYCPGKQSGKPDALSRRSDYTDTPQEPEVMLPAEVFANTSEEELEIVTEVRNKLREDPSLEPIIQFLTEDADNAPPSIQKAYQDYDWEEDLLWYQGKLVVPDSEPLKEQLLKEFHDSPLAGHPGQQRTLELISRSYWWPGMKSSAKEWVECCPVCQANRRAHAPTIALKPLEVPLFPFHTISYDFITGFPKSNGHNAILVVIDSFSKFGHFIPNTKKVTAKGLADLFISHVWKLHGLPVKTISDRGTTFTGKFLRALYQQLGVKPAFSLAYHPESDGQTERVNQFIEFYLRSYVAADHLDWATWLPLAEYAYNNAKHSATGRTPFELVYGRNPVMNPSNVPANVPEADQVANTLAREWQEAESALRMTKERMTGTKGVVPKYSVGKKVWLDRKNVELRTNSNKLDPKRLGPFEVTKKISSHAYRLKLPETLKIHDVFYVGLLSKAHKSPSQPFLEQPPPETIEGEEEYEVEQIIDSKRQRGKWFYLIKWKGYGPEDNSWEPEELLEHSQEEIERFNKLQLKKAFDSFTKYGIFVKCSKKLKAPKLAELFLEHVWKRHGMPEKTISDRGRVFNNKFLKALYKRLGIDPHFSLAYHPQSNSQTEWVNPSIEHFLRAYSGVNQRDLS